One part of the Arthrobacter sp. EM1 genome encodes these proteins:
- a CDS encoding CYTH and CHAD domain-containing protein — protein MASEDSVEIERKYDVDERAALPPLDELPGVARAERPVEQQLEAEYFDTAALALAAHGITLRRRTGGDDSGWHLKLPGGQDTRLEMHEPPGNDPELVPPRFLQLVRVHVRDRPLAAVARVRTRRMLHRLRDDHNGILADVADDRVQADRLGPEPRSLTWREWEIELVQGSRELLDAAEAVLAAAGGRPAAHASKLERTLGDQPLAGPAALPPPVRRKGPATAVLVAYVHAQVQAISELDPRVRRDAPDAVHQMRVATRRMRSVLGTYRRLLEPEQVNTLRAELKWLAGCLGEARDAEVMRERLEDLVACEPAELVIGPVSRRMREALGADYGAARAAVLQVLEDKRYFRLLDSLDDFLAAVPVAVPDPRPAHATVAALVRKDWKRLRRNVRIAEATPDGPDHDAALHEARKSAKRLRYAAESGIPVIGKRAARLAGAAHGLQKILGEHQDSVVTRALLRRLGAQAHLAGENAFTYGRLHALEQAMAADAESRFSKAWKRFPKVPKE, from the coding sequence ATGGCCTCCGAGGACAGCGTTGAAATCGAGCGAAAGTACGACGTCGACGAAAGGGCCGCGCTGCCGCCTCTTGACGAGCTGCCGGGGGTGGCCCGGGCAGAACGGCCCGTTGAGCAGCAGCTGGAGGCCGAGTATTTCGACACGGCGGCCCTGGCCCTGGCGGCGCACGGCATAACCCTGCGCCGGCGGACCGGCGGCGACGATTCCGGATGGCACCTCAAACTCCCCGGCGGCCAGGACACAAGGCTCGAAATGCACGAGCCGCCGGGAAACGACCCGGAATTGGTTCCGCCGAGGTTCCTCCAGCTCGTCCGGGTGCACGTACGGGACCGTCCCCTTGCCGCCGTCGCCCGCGTGAGAACCCGGCGGATGCTACACCGCCTCCGGGACGATCACAACGGGATTCTTGCCGATGTTGCCGATGACCGGGTGCAGGCCGACAGGCTCGGACCGGAACCCCGCAGCCTGACGTGGCGGGAGTGGGAGATAGAACTCGTCCAGGGGTCCCGTGAGCTGCTGGACGCGGCGGAGGCGGTGCTTGCCGCGGCCGGCGGGCGCCCGGCCGCGCATGCCTCGAAGCTGGAACGCACGCTCGGGGATCAGCCGCTGGCCGGTCCGGCTGCACTTCCGCCGCCCGTGCGCCGCAAGGGGCCGGCGACTGCCGTGCTCGTGGCCTATGTGCACGCTCAGGTGCAGGCCATTTCGGAACTGGATCCGCGGGTGCGCCGGGACGCACCGGACGCCGTTCATCAGATGCGGGTGGCGACCAGACGGATGCGTTCGGTATTGGGCACCTACCGCCGGCTGCTGGAACCGGAACAGGTAAACACGCTCCGGGCGGAGCTTAAATGGCTGGCCGGCTGTCTGGGCGAGGCACGGGACGCGGAGGTGATGCGCGAACGGCTCGAGGACCTGGTTGCCTGCGAGCCGGCGGAGCTGGTGATCGGACCCGTCTCGCGCCGGATGCGGGAAGCGCTGGGCGCCGATTACGGCGCCGCCCGCGCCGCGGTATTGCAGGTGCTCGAGGATAAACGGTATTTCCGCCTCCTCGACAGTCTCGACGACTTCCTTGCCGCCGTGCCGGTGGCCGTTCCTGATCCGCGGCCGGCGCACGCGACCGTGGCCGCCCTGGTCAGGAAAGACTGGAAGCGGTTACGCCGGAATGTTCGGATTGCGGAGGCCACGCCGGACGGCCCGGATCACGACGCCGCCCTGCACGAGGCGCGTAAAAGCGCCAAACGGCTCCGCTACGCAGCCGAATCCGGAATTCCTGTGATCGGCAAGCGCGCTGCCCGGTTGGCCGGCGCCGCCCACGGACTGCAAAAAATACTGGGCGAGCACCAGGACAGCGTTGTCACCCGGGCCCTGCTCCGGCGCCTCGGCGCCCAGGCGCACCTCGCCGGGGAAAATGCCTTCACCTACGGGAGGCTGCACGCGCTTGAACAAGCCATGGCGGCCGACGCCGAATCCCGGTTCAGCAAGGCCTGGAAGCGTTTCCCAAAGGTGCCAAAGGAATGA
- a CDS encoding phosphatase PAP2 family protein gives MTGPAHAGSVTAPRDSAGLKAAAGPQPWAIPQPRHWLLWGILLSAAVIALGATAQLLPGGTAAELGVDQDLSQHHAAILTGLAMTLNLVFGPAAGVAFVAAAALYLWVIRRSLVKAIAFGIFASSGWVASGLFKLIIARQRPNPALLADPLSPETGSNSFPSGHVSFAVALGFAVYFLVRGTRWAKATAFAAAALALVVAWSRLYIGVHYPTDVVASFLAASAAVVLLSGLWNRFAVPLLDRVTAPAALRSSQA, from the coding sequence ATGACTGGACCCGCCCATGCTGGCAGCGTTACGGCGCCCCGTGATTCTGCCGGACTAAAGGCAGCTGCCGGCCCGCAGCCCTGGGCCATCCCCCAGCCCCGTCATTGGCTGTTATGGGGCATCCTGCTGTCCGCGGCGGTCATCGCCCTGGGCGCAACGGCACAGCTGTTACCCGGTGGTACGGCGGCTGAACTGGGCGTTGACCAGGACCTCAGCCAACACCACGCCGCAATCCTGACCGGCCTCGCTATGACCCTGAACCTGGTGTTCGGCCCGGCGGCCGGAGTCGCATTCGTTGCCGCCGCTGCACTCTACCTTTGGGTGATCAGGCGTTCCCTGGTAAAAGCCATTGCGTTCGGCATCTTTGCATCCTCCGGTTGGGTGGCAAGTGGCTTGTTTAAGCTCATCATCGCCCGGCAACGTCCCAATCCGGCGCTGCTGGCCGATCCACTCTCCCCCGAAACCGGCTCCAACAGTTTCCCGAGCGGGCACGTGTCCTTTGCGGTGGCGCTGGGATTTGCCGTGTACTTCCTGGTCCGCGGAACCCGCTGGGCCAAGGCGACAGCCTTCGCCGCGGCGGCACTGGCCCTCGTGGTGGCGTGGTCGCGGCTGTATATCGGAGTCCACTACCCCACCGACGTGGTGGCGTCCTTCCTCGCGGCCAGTGCGGCTGTGGTGCTGCTGTCCGGACTGTGGAACCGTTTCGCCGTGCCCCTCCTGGACCGCGTGACGGCCCCCGCCGCACTCCGATCATCCCAAGCCTAA
- a CDS encoding VTT domain-containing protein, with protein MYVIYASGLVHTVAPSIDLRSLLDPASLLQGLGPAALGVISLLVFIESGVLFPFLPGDSLLFTAGLLHQQLQLSLPVLIGVVTAAAIAGDQVGYMIGRTFGRRWFKDDARILKTAHLTTAEDFFRRHGGAAVVLARFVPMVRTFAPLSAGIARYGYKSFTLWNISGALAWAASVTLLGTWLGHFEVIAKNIDVIAVLMVLVSVLPWVVEFVKRRRRNRGPAAETRPGPGSLETDRPPAQRISQDNS; from the coding sequence ATGTACGTCATATACGCCTCCGGGCTTGTCCACACAGTGGCCCCCTCGATTGATCTTCGCTCACTGCTGGACCCCGCCAGCCTCCTCCAGGGTCTGGGTCCGGCGGCGCTCGGCGTCATCTCGCTGCTGGTCTTCATCGAATCCGGGGTGCTTTTCCCGTTTTTGCCCGGAGATTCACTGCTGTTCACGGCCGGCCTCCTGCACCAGCAATTGCAGTTGTCGCTGCCGGTGCTGATCGGCGTTGTCACGGCCGCTGCCATCGCCGGCGACCAGGTTGGCTATATGATCGGACGCACCTTCGGCCGCCGGTGGTTCAAGGACGATGCCCGGATCCTTAAGACAGCGCACCTGACCACCGCCGAGGATTTCTTCCGACGCCACGGCGGCGCCGCAGTTGTGCTGGCCCGCTTTGTGCCCATGGTCCGGACGTTTGCACCCCTGAGCGCCGGCATCGCCCGTTACGGCTACAAGTCCTTTACGCTCTGGAACATCTCCGGGGCGCTGGCTTGGGCCGCTTCCGTCACGCTGCTGGGAACATGGCTGGGGCACTTTGAGGTCATCGCCAAGAACATCGACGTCATTGCAGTGCTGATGGTCCTCGTTTCGGTCCTGCCGTGGGTGGTCGAGTTCGTTAAGCGACGGCGCCGGAACCGCGGCCCCGCGGCCGAAACCCGGCCCGGTCCCGGCAGCCTGGAGACAGACCGGCCCCCGGCGCAGCGTATTTCGCAGGACAATAGCTGA
- a CDS encoding response regulator transcription factor encodes MRTPFGPPSLLLVEDDIVLGPLIAELLEPDYHVRLATNGQEGLHQGLTQDWDVMVIDRGLPLMDGIALIGALRAKGVSTPMLILTALGAAEEKVRGLDAGANDYLSKPFDAGELGARLRALTRTFAPPLAPLSIGNWELDPASRSVRSVYGTRVSLTAKEAELLAALAVEPDRVFTRDELLSGHFQPTDQPGVIDTYVHHLRRKVARSIVRTVHGVGYQIGDAL; translated from the coding sequence ATGAGAACCCCATTCGGTCCGCCGTCCCTGCTGCTGGTGGAGGATGACATTGTGCTGGGACCGCTCATCGCCGAACTGCTGGAACCGGACTACCATGTCAGGCTGGCCACCAACGGCCAGGAGGGTCTGCATCAGGGGCTGACCCAGGACTGGGACGTGATGGTGATCGACCGCGGCTTGCCGCTGATGGACGGTATCGCCCTGATCGGAGCGCTGCGGGCCAAGGGGGTATCGACGCCGATGCTTATCCTCACGGCTCTCGGGGCCGCCGAAGAAAAGGTCAGGGGCCTGGACGCGGGAGCCAATGACTACCTGAGCAAACCGTTCGACGCCGGTGAACTCGGGGCGCGCCTGCGGGCCTTAACGCGCACTTTCGCGCCACCCCTGGCGCCGCTAAGCATCGGCAACTGGGAACTCGATCCGGCATCGCGTTCCGTGCGCTCGGTGTACGGGACACGGGTGTCCCTGACGGCAAAGGAAGCTGAGTTGCTGGCTGCCCTGGCAGTCGAGCCGGACAGGGTCTTCACGCGGGACGAACTGCTTTCCGGGCATTTCCAGCCCACCGACCAGCCGGGCGTGATCGACACCTACGTCCACCACCTCCGGCGAAAAGTCGCTAGGTCGATCGTCCGCACAGTCCACGGCGTCGGCTACCAGATCGGCGATGCCTTATGA
- a CDS encoding HAMP domain-containing sensor histidine kinase, with protein MNGRSVPGEADRDTLRRASLRVAVRISAACGVLVLCLLAAATVYLMNKLANPDLPGTSPAGKAYTYLDSKDLIEAMIIAGVTGVVLAGVVGWLSARSAIRPLGEALALQRQFVQDASHELRTPLAILDARIQLAQRDAEPDSTTGRALGRIRADTGTLTGIVNELLVAATGAAPDPTGEPTDLADVAGSVAESLQDIAAQQDIRLTFSDSGRPEARIDPSPLRRAVLALAENALAHTPPGGTITISTAVERNQAAVYVADTGPGITGVDQARIFDRFVRTAAPAAPQGRRSFGIGLALVREIAAAAGGTVEVARSGPAGTTMKLLLPLVRQ; from the coding sequence ATGAACGGCCGCTCCGTCCCCGGCGAAGCGGACCGGGACACCCTTCGCCGGGCTTCGCTGAGGGTCGCCGTGCGGATCAGCGCCGCCTGCGGTGTGCTGGTCCTGTGCCTCCTCGCTGCCGCGACGGTATATCTGATGAATAAGCTGGCCAACCCGGATCTTCCGGGCACCTCCCCCGCGGGCAAGGCCTACACTTATCTCGATTCCAAGGACCTCATCGAGGCGATGATCATCGCGGGGGTGACCGGCGTTGTTCTGGCCGGCGTGGTCGGGTGGCTCAGTGCGCGCAGCGCCATCCGTCCCTTGGGGGAAGCACTGGCCCTCCAACGCCAGTTCGTCCAGGATGCCAGCCACGAACTGCGTACGCCCTTGGCCATCCTGGACGCGCGGATACAGCTCGCCCAGCGTGATGCTGAGCCGGATTCCACAACGGGCCGGGCCCTGGGCCGGATCCGTGCCGACACGGGAACGCTGACGGGCATCGTCAACGAGCTCCTTGTGGCTGCAACCGGAGCAGCACCGGATCCCACGGGTGAACCGACGGATCTGGCCGACGTCGCCGGATCCGTTGCTGAGAGCCTGCAGGACATTGCGGCCCAACAGGATATCCGGCTCACATTCTCCGACTCCGGGCGGCCGGAAGCGCGCATTGACCCGAGCCCGCTGCGCCGGGCCGTGCTTGCGCTCGCGGAAAATGCCCTCGCCCACACCCCGCCCGGCGGGACCATCACCATCAGCACAGCCGTCGAGCGCAACCAGGCGGCAGTGTACGTGGCGGATACAGGGCCCGGAATCACGGGCGTGGACCAGGCCAGGATCTTTGACCGCTTCGTCAGGACCGCCGCCCCGGCTGCGCCCCAGGGCCGGCGAAGCTTCGGCATCGGCCTGGCATTGGTCCGCGAAATCGCCGCGGCGGCCGGCGGAACCGTCGAAGTTGCCCGGAGCGGACCGGCAGGTACCACGATGAAGCTTTTGCTTCCGCTGGTCCGGCAGTAA
- the aspS gene encoding aspartate--tRNA ligase has protein sequence MLRTHDLGSLRSEHIGQTVTLAGWVGRRRDHGGVAFVDLRDASGVSQVVVREEEVFHGLRNEYVLQVTGTVARRPEGNENSALATGEIEVMAEKVTILNTSEPLPFQIDEHVEVGEEARLKHRYLDLRRPGPARNMRLRSEANRVARELLHQDGYVEIETPTLTRSTPEGARDFVVPARLAPGSWYALPQSPQLFKQLLQVGGFEKYYQIARCYRDEDFRADRQPEFTQLDIEASFVDQDDIIGLGENIVKALWKLIGVEIPTPIQRITYHDAMARYGSDKPDLRFGLELTELTEFFKDTNFGVFKAPYVGAVVMPGGASQARRALDAWQEWAKQRGAKGLAYVLFKEDGELAGPVAKNLTDTERAGLAAAVGATPGDCIFFAAGEKTPSRALLGAARVEIGHRTGLINPSDWAFCWVVDAPMFEPAAAAVASGDVAVGAGQWTAVHHAFTSPKPEFMDTFDKDPESALSYAYDIVCNGNEIGGGSIRIHQSEVQERVFELMGLDKADAQTKFGFLLEGFKFGAPPHGGIAFGWDRVVALLAGVESIRDVIAFPKSGGGYDPLTQAPAPITAQQRKEAGVDFKPEAKKADGTK, from the coding sequence GTGCTGCGCACACATGACCTCGGATCCCTTCGCTCCGAGCACATTGGACAAACCGTAACCCTCGCCGGCTGGGTCGGCCGGCGTCGTGACCACGGTGGTGTTGCCTTCGTTGACCTGCGTGACGCTTCGGGCGTATCCCAGGTGGTTGTTCGTGAAGAGGAAGTCTTCCACGGCCTGCGCAACGAATACGTGCTGCAGGTTACCGGCACTGTCGCCCGGCGCCCCGAGGGCAACGAGAACTCCGCGCTGGCCACCGGCGAGATCGAGGTGATGGCCGAGAAGGTCACCATCCTCAACACTTCCGAGCCGCTGCCGTTCCAGATCGATGAGCATGTTGAAGTCGGCGAGGAAGCCCGCCTCAAGCACCGCTACCTGGATCTGCGCCGCCCCGGCCCCGCACGCAACATGCGCTTGCGCTCGGAGGCGAACCGGGTGGCCCGCGAACTTCTCCACCAGGACGGCTACGTCGAGATCGAAACCCCGACGCTGACACGCTCGACGCCGGAAGGTGCCCGCGACTTTGTGGTCCCCGCTCGCCTGGCACCGGGTTCCTGGTACGCGCTGCCGCAGTCTCCGCAGCTCTTCAAACAGCTCCTGCAGGTGGGCGGTTTTGAGAAGTATTACCAGATCGCCCGTTGCTACCGGGACGAGGACTTCCGCGCGGACCGCCAGCCGGAGTTCACCCAGCTGGACATCGAAGCCAGCTTCGTTGACCAGGACGACATCATTGGCCTCGGCGAAAACATCGTTAAGGCGCTGTGGAAGCTGATCGGCGTCGAGATCCCGACGCCGATCCAGCGCATCACCTACCACGACGCCATGGCCCGCTACGGTTCGGACAAGCCGGATCTGCGTTTTGGCCTGGAGCTTACCGAGCTCACCGAATTCTTCAAGGACACAAACTTCGGCGTCTTCAAGGCGCCCTATGTCGGGGCCGTCGTTATGCCCGGCGGCGCCTCCCAGGCCCGCCGCGCCCTCGATGCCTGGCAGGAATGGGCCAAGCAGCGCGGCGCCAAGGGCCTGGCCTACGTCTTGTTCAAGGAAGACGGCGAACTCGCTGGCCCCGTGGCCAAGAACCTCACCGATACCGAGCGTGCAGGCCTGGCCGCGGCCGTCGGCGCCACACCCGGGGACTGCATCTTCTTCGCCGCCGGTGAGAAGACGCCTTCCCGTGCCCTGCTGGGCGCCGCCCGCGTCGAGATTGGCCACCGCACCGGCCTCATCAACCCGAGCGACTGGGCCTTCTGCTGGGTTGTGGACGCGCCGATGTTCGAGCCCGCCGCGGCGGCCGTCGCGTCCGGTGATGTCGCCGTCGGAGCCGGCCAGTGGACTGCCGTGCACCACGCATTCACCTCGCCCAAGCCCGAATTCATGGACACGTTCGACAAGGATCCAGAGTCCGCGCTCTCTTACGCCTACGACATTGTCTGCAACGGCAACGAAATCGGCGGCGGCTCCATCCGTATCCACCAGAGCGAGGTCCAGGAACGGGTCTTCGAGCTTATGGGCCTGGACAAGGCGGATGCCCAGACTAAATTCGGTTTCCTGCTCGAAGGCTTTAAGTTCGGCGCTCCTCCGCACGGCGGCATTGCGTTCGGCTGGGACCGGGTGGTTGCCCTGCTGGCAGGCGTCGAGTCCATCCGCGACGTCATCGCGTTTCCCAAGTCCGGGGGCGGCTATGACCCGCTGACCCAGGCGCCCGCCCCGATCACGGCCCAGCAGCGCAAGGAAGCCGGCGTGGATTTCAAGCCTGAGGCCAAGAAGGCCGACGGCACCAAGTAA
- a CDS encoding APC family permease, protein MASRRQMKPSPDRQTPQPLQRRLGVLDSTAIGLGSMLGAGVFVVFAPAAALAGPLLAAAVALAGVIAYCNAVASAQLAAVYPASGGSYVYGRNRLGEWPGFIAGWGFVTGKTASCAAMALTFGHYAAPEFATPLAVAAVAVLTGVNLLGITRTALLTRILLGAVLTTLAFVAAAALLGPHPAADPAAGAATAGGGWGVLPAAGLMFFAFAGYARIATLGEEVKDPARTIPRAIFAALAAAFIIYLGLALLLARHLPDGQLAGSTAPLLDAVAGSRLSAGAPLVQAGAAAACLGALLALITGVGRTTMAMAREGDLPAPLARVGGTHPVPFLAELAVAAAVIVLLLTTNVLTVVGYSSFGVLVYYAVTNAAAFTLAERPGHAPRWLNAVGFLGCLLLAVTLPPASVLGMAAVLGAGAAGRVLALRRRLRKAAA, encoded by the coding sequence ATGGCAAGCCGCCGCCAGATGAAGCCGTCCCCGGACCGGCAGACGCCCCAGCCCCTACAGCGCCGGTTGGGCGTGCTCGATTCGACAGCGATCGGCCTCGGCTCGATGCTGGGCGCCGGCGTCTTTGTGGTTTTTGCACCGGCGGCTGCGCTGGCCGGTCCACTGCTGGCGGCCGCTGTGGCGCTGGCCGGTGTGATCGCCTACTGCAACGCGGTGGCCTCGGCGCAATTGGCCGCCGTGTACCCGGCCAGCGGCGGAAGCTATGTCTACGGGCGGAACCGGCTGGGCGAATGGCCGGGCTTCATCGCTGGCTGGGGGTTTGTGACCGGCAAGACGGCGTCCTGCGCGGCGATGGCGTTGACGTTCGGACACTATGCGGCGCCGGAGTTCGCGACGCCGCTGGCGGTGGCCGCGGTGGCGGTCCTGACGGGGGTGAACCTGCTGGGCATCACCCGCACGGCACTACTGACCCGGATCCTGCTGGGTGCGGTGCTCACCACACTGGCGTTTGTGGCCGCCGCCGCACTCCTGGGCCCGCATCCGGCAGCGGACCCTGCCGCCGGCGCTGCCACGGCAGGCGGCGGCTGGGGCGTGCTGCCGGCGGCCGGGCTGATGTTCTTTGCCTTCGCCGGCTATGCCCGGATTGCGACGCTGGGCGAGGAGGTCAAAGACCCGGCCCGCACCATTCCGCGGGCCATTTTTGCGGCGCTGGCCGCTGCGTTCATCATCTATCTTGGGCTGGCCCTGCTGCTGGCCCGGCACCTGCCGGACGGGCAACTTGCCGGCTCCACGGCGCCCTTGCTTGACGCTGTGGCCGGCTCCCGGCTCAGCGCCGGCGCCCCGCTCGTCCAGGCGGGCGCCGCAGCAGCTTGTCTCGGCGCGCTGCTGGCACTGATCACGGGGGTGGGCCGGACCACCATGGCCATGGCCCGGGAAGGTGACCTGCCGGCTCCGCTCGCCCGGGTGGGCGGCACGCACCCGGTCCCGTTCCTGGCCGAACTGGCCGTCGCCGCGGCCGTCATTGTGCTGCTGCTGACCACCAACGTGCTCACGGTGGTGGGGTACTCGAGCTTCGGAGTGCTGGTCTACTACGCGGTGACGAATGCCGCAGCGTTCACCCTCGCCGAGCGCCCCGGGCACGCCCCGCGCTGGCTCAATGCCGTGGGCTTCCTCGGCTGCCTGCTGCTGGCCGTGACGCTCCCGCCGGCCTCGGTGCTGGGGATGGCGGCGGTGCTCGGCGCCGGTGCTGCGGGGCGCGTCCTGGCGCTGCGGCGGCGGCTCCGGAAAGCCGCTGCCTAG
- the hisS gene encoding histidine--tRNA ligase: protein MARTASLSGFPEWLPEERMVELHVLDTLRRVFELHGFSSIETRAVETVGQLLRKGEIDKEVYGLSRLQDDEGAPAPDGATSHRSDPHALALHFDLTVPFARYVVENAGYLAFPFRRYQIQKVWRGERPQEGRAREFTQADIDIVGDGNLPFRYDVEIALVIAEALSALPIPDFLLRINNRKLAEGFYDGIGLTDTAGVLRSIDKLEKIGAAKVAELLRSELGATAEQAQLALKLASIRTGDTSFVAQVRALGVSNELLEEGLAELEQVIAAAVQRAPGKVVADLSIARGLDYYTGTVVETVLVGHEQLGSICSGGRYDALASKGNRTFPGVGLSIGVTRLVSRILSQDLAKATRSVPTAVLVALSSDDSWGAAQDVAAELRGRGIATEVAAKAEKFGKQIKFADRRGIPFVWFTDDEGKHQVKDIRSGEQVDADPASWAPAAEDLHVRILKA from the coding sequence ATGGCACGCACCGCCTCCCTGTCCGGATTCCCCGAGTGGCTTCCCGAGGAGCGGATGGTGGAGCTGCATGTGTTGGACACCCTGCGCAGGGTTTTCGAACTGCATGGTTTTTCCTCCATTGAAACCCGGGCCGTGGAGACTGTGGGGCAGCTGCTGCGAAAGGGTGAGATCGACAAAGAGGTCTATGGGCTGAGCCGTTTGCAGGACGATGAGGGGGCTCCGGCGCCGGACGGTGCCACTTCACACCGAAGCGATCCGCACGCCCTGGCCCTGCACTTTGATCTCACGGTGCCGTTCGCCCGGTACGTCGTCGAAAACGCCGGCTACCTTGCGTTTCCGTTCCGCCGGTACCAGATCCAGAAGGTCTGGCGCGGCGAGCGACCGCAGGAAGGCCGAGCCCGGGAATTTACCCAGGCGGATATCGACATCGTGGGCGACGGTAATTTGCCGTTCCGGTACGACGTCGAGATTGCGCTGGTGATCGCGGAGGCCCTCAGTGCCCTGCCGATCCCGGATTTCCTGCTCCGGATCAACAACCGCAAGCTGGCCGAGGGCTTCTACGACGGCATCGGCCTCACCGACACCGCAGGGGTGCTGCGCAGCATCGATAAGCTCGAGAAGATCGGCGCCGCCAAGGTCGCCGAGCTGCTCCGGTCCGAGCTGGGAGCCACCGCGGAGCAGGCCCAGTTAGCGCTCAAGCTGGCTTCGATCCGCACCGGGGACACGTCCTTCGTGGCGCAGGTCCGCGCTCTCGGAGTCAGCAATGAGCTCCTCGAAGAGGGCCTGGCCGAGCTGGAACAGGTCATCGCGGCCGCCGTCCAGCGCGCCCCCGGCAAGGTTGTCGCGGACCTCAGCATCGCCCGCGGCCTGGACTACTACACCGGCACCGTGGTGGAAACTGTCCTGGTGGGCCACGAACAGCTCGGCTCCATCTGCTCCGGCGGGCGCTACGACGCTCTCGCCAGCAAGGGCAACCGGACGTTCCCCGGCGTTGGACTCTCCATCGGCGTAACCCGGCTGGTGTCCCGAATCCTCAGCCAGGATCTCGCCAAAGCCACCCGGTCGGTGCCCACCGCCGTGCTGGTGGCGCTCAGCAGCGATGACAGCTGGGGGGCTGCGCAGGACGTTGCCGCGGAGCTGCGCGGCCGGGGGATCGCCACCGAAGTGGCGGCCAAGGCGGAGAAGTTCGGCAAGCAAATCAAATTTGCAGACCGCCGCGGTATCCCCTTCGTCTGGTTCACCGACGACGAGGGCAAACACCAGGTCAAGGACATCCGCTCCGGTGAGCAGGTCGACGCCGATCCGGCCAGCTGGGCTCCAGCAGCCGAGGACCTGCACGTCCGGATCCTGAAGGCCTAG
- a CDS encoding peptidylprolyl isomerase encodes MAASSRSAREAKRRVQQMEAKRELRKEQDKRRKRDNVLAVGAGVAALVVALVLQLTVFAANPSEDEYAAAQAGLTTPSATPSASAGNADNIPKPETAAGQTFTGELKLNSGTLGIELDGTKAPQAAAVFKSLADQNFYSGLSCHRLTTGETFGVLQCGSKAGDGSGDANYTWGPLENTPQDNTYPAGTIAVARTGGNAYGNGTQFFIVYKDTVIPADAAGGYSVVGKLTSGLDVVTTIAAAGLKPGDSPTDGAPAEPVTIDSFSLK; translated from the coding sequence TTGGCGGCCAGTTCACGGAGCGCCCGCGAAGCGAAGCGGCGCGTCCAGCAGATGGAGGCAAAGCGCGAGCTGCGCAAGGAGCAGGACAAACGGCGCAAGCGCGACAACGTACTTGCCGTCGGCGCCGGAGTCGCCGCGCTGGTCGTTGCACTGGTCCTGCAGCTGACAGTTTTCGCCGCCAATCCCAGTGAGGACGAATACGCCGCAGCCCAGGCCGGACTTACCACCCCGTCCGCCACGCCGTCGGCCTCCGCCGGTAATGCCGACAACATCCCCAAGCCTGAAACAGCGGCCGGCCAGACGTTCACCGGCGAACTGAAGCTCAACAGCGGCACCCTGGGCATCGAGCTGGACGGCACCAAGGCGCCCCAGGCAGCCGCCGTCTTCAAGTCCCTCGCGGACCAGAACTTCTATTCCGGGCTGAGCTGCCACCGGCTCACCACTGGCGAAACGTTCGGCGTCCTGCAGTGCGGGTCCAAAGCCGGCGACGGAAGCGGCGACGCCAACTACACGTGGGGCCCGCTGGAAAACACGCCGCAGGACAACACCTACCCTGCCGGAACCATTGCCGTGGCAAGGACCGGTGGAAACGCCTACGGCAACGGCACGCAGTTTTTCATCGTGTATAAGGACACCGTCATTCCCGCCGATGCCGCGGGCGGATACTCCGTGGTCGGGAAACTGACCTCGGGCCTGGATGTTGTGACCACAATCGCGGCCGCCGGACTAAAACCAGGTGACAGCCCCACAGACGGCGCCCCGGCGGAACCAGTCACGATAGACTCGTTCTCTCTGAAGTAA